One Antedon mediterranea chromosome 1, ecAntMedi1.1, whole genome shotgun sequence genomic window, TGtcgataaaaataaattgatgtgCAGTCAATTAATTTGTGTTCATAAACATTATCTCAGTCATTAACTGGTTTGTAGATGACTGGTAccatgtaaataattaatttgtttatgttcgttcttgtttattttactaTGTATCATTCACTTTGTTTTATGAGCCCTAAACATTTCACTTCATCTAAAGTAgactatacaaaaatatattttccataAATGTCTGTGTTttgaattgtaggcctacataaatggAGGTGATTTTTGTTATGTTCGTGCTCATCGCAGCAGCTTCTGCAGAGTCGTGTCAACCATGTCCTACATTTTGGGTATCTTACGAAGGCAATTGCTACCGAATCTTTGCTGACAGATTAACTTGGTCAGAAGCCGAAATCAAATGCAAAAACTACACAGCCAGGTTCGTAAGATACATAATTGTTAGTGACTTATTAGGCCTCGCTAATCAGGACTCGAAACCCACATCGGACGATCTTTTGGCCGCTATCAAGTTATAACCAACTGCATTACCTTTCAATTTAGGAGCCACAATTAAGATGTCTCTGTTAGGCTACTTTCTCAGTATTTGTCAAAGACGATCCTACCATTGAAGAGTATATTATATGGTTGTGAGGCCTAGAGTGGGAGAATATTAGACTCTCATGTTTGTTTTCACCGTAGCCTATAGTCCAACAGTCTCAACCATGCCCTACAGTCGTGTGCTCCTTGCTACCAAATTGCTGTGGAAAAGTTAACATTATGGAGAGATGttgaatttttataaaatatctataggcctaatgtaattaaaatgttttttagtgAATATATCATTGCGTTATTCTCTTTTAAAGTGTTTTATTTACGGACCgcagtaaaatattaataataacattaaataataccattttgtagttttaaatttCTAAGTTCTTATACTTAATTGCCAACTAGAATAAATAAGAATACCATTACATGTCATTTCTATTAATACTTATTACTCTAACACTTACGTAAATatactttattcaattaaaggAGTGCAATTGGACATCTCGTGTCCATCCGAAGTCAGGAAGAAAACGAGTTTGTTTCGGTACTTTGGAATTCGGCTACTGACGGATTGGTAACCCGTGGGTCATTGGCAACCTACTGGATTGGATTGACCAATACAGAAAGTAATGGATGGTTGTGGAGCGACAACAATGAAGAGGCCAACTATACAAACTGGGATGTAAATCAACCCGACAATTACGGTGGTTTCCAAAACTGCGCAACAGTGTGGAATCGAGATGGTTTACAGACAAAATGGGACGATACATCTTGTTACGATCAACAAGGTTATGTTTGCAAAATCTCATTTCAGCagtatgattaaaataaaataatggaaACTAAAATTAGTTCTAGACAGGCCTATAAGTTGATATCtctttttttacacaaaactaAACCTTTTTTCTCTGATTTCTTTGTATTCAGGGCATGACccacaatgtaaaacaggtTTTTCTTTACCTGATTGTGTAATCCTGTATacagataaataaatatgaggTAAATAAAGAAGATTTtctcttattattattacatattagaTTTGATTACTAGGGTTATATCAAAATACATTTTGCATAGAGTAGGCtaataaagaatataaataatatgataACTGTGTCTGATCATAACATTTTTGTGTAAGCAAGTTATATTGGATGATCGGAATCAATGCCAAGGTGCATCCATGGTTATTTTGATCGTGTTGTCAATAgttacaatttacatttttgaaCACTGTTTTCTTTCCGTAATAAATTTCCGTCATTGATTTTTAAATCATAACAATTAGTACAtcggtcagatgttttgccctacagTGACgttatttgtactttatacttcacacaaattacgtcagagtggGGGCAAAACAtatgaccaattactcaactccctgacgcaaagctactccacagattacaaccaaataagtacatcatttttattatcatcGTACGTACTCGATAATTGGTGAGcagaaacaaacatttaaaaaaaaaaattctattcATAACGAtgattattgaaaaatattgcaTTGCGGTCATATAAACTTTAAAACGTTCTAAATGTCGTTTTTATAATGTCCTaatttattccataatcaatcTCGTGAATGTTTTATTACGTCTGCCTTAATTAACATGATACGACAACAATAATGCTGCTGGGAGCAGACTACAATATGAACAGGACAGCGGgctgcattattttttttcccattaggttaaggcagaaatcatgaataattcatgaaccTACTTATTTATATGATAAAGACTAAATAACCCTCTAAATAACCTCTCtcaactaataaaaaaaagtacgGATGAGCATCCAACCCCAGAGCCTATCCCTATTGACCTACTGTTTGACATTGCAAATCCGGTTTACACATCAAGTATTTGATCTCTGTCTATGCAAATATATAGTGACCCCTTTCATGTTATGATTAATCTCatgaattattaatgatttttgCCTTAGCCtcatagaataaaaataatgcCAGCCGGGCCCCGActtttttttcatacataagTTGGAGAccccatgtgaaagatagccgaactacttcctaaatataactaaacctaaccctctaaataatttttctctcactataaagtaaaagaagtagTCAAacccatacatcgacatgtaaaggCCATAGTCTtatccactcgactacacagacggctcgacagaaatcatttgcattagcgaattgtatTTAGCTAAATTCTTACGTCAGTATGagtaatgaatattcatgtttattttgtgacgtttaaCGGGAGTCCCCAACTTAtttgtacgaaaagaaatatcgcagTCGGGCCTATGATGCCGATACATCAGACGCACGTTTACAACAATTACCACAATATACCACAATCTACACATACGATCGAACGCCAACGGTATTCGGAAAAccacatttcgataacaatttgtTTCGACAgtgttattttttctttattttgtattttgtttgtacagtaggcctatagattcgaaataaaaacaataaacaagcTAGAAAAACAAGATATGAAAAGTTATTCGCTTTTATAGTGAACATACTACAGTAGACTCCACCTTTGGATCACCCtcctcccccccccctccaCCCTTTATAGGGTAACTTTCATGAGAGACGGATGCTACACAACCAGGTTAGTAGGCTATGATAATATAATGCATAATTGGCACAGCAAGTCTACTATTTGATCCGGGCTGAAATCTGATCCTAAGGTATATTTTTCGTCAAGACAGAAAAAATTATACCACCTAACCTAACCAAAACTGTTAAatacaatgttttttatttaaattcacagATTTTTCTAAGAACTCGAACTCTTTATCGAatggtttaaatttatttacaataattattttccaAAAGCTGGGACTTTCCCTTAAGGTGATACGAGGCATGATATACCCTTTCAGGTGCTGCATCTACATCATTTATTCCTTTTAAAGTCTCTGAATAGATGTTTTGGTTAAATATTTTTACCACAAAACTATTTTCTAATAATCAAAGGAATGCAAATGGGCACCTTGTGTCCATTCGAAGTGAGGAAGAAAACGAGTTTGTTTCAAGACTTTGGAATTCAGCTACTGACGGATTGGTAACCATGAGAGAATACCACACCTACTGGATTGGTTTGACCGATAAAAACGAAGAGCGTAAATGGAGATGGAGCGACACCAATATGTTGACAAACTATACAAACTGGGATTCTGATCAACCAAACAATTGGAAAGGCAACCAAACCTGCGTATCTTTTTGGAACAACCGACATTGTTTTGGCCTACAAACCACATGGAACGATCTCAAATGTTGTAATGCATTAGGGTATGTGTGCAAACTTCCACagaataaatattaacataatttgAATAACAGCATCTAAACTTGTGCAGAAGTAGGCTACCACCAAATGTGTTAAAGAATCCAAATAGACTTGCTGTAATAACCTCTGtttgtataattattgttaattgtaaACCATTTGTCTTTTTGCTAATTATGATTTTGATGAATATGCggatttttattatgttaaatatgataaaaatgttacaaacaTTTCTAAGTACTTTCTATTAGTGATGTAGCAAAAATAGATTCCAATACAAAAAAACCAATTTGATGATTTACACcaattatttcatttgtatGACATACACAATTACGTAAGTTACTTTACAATTGAATGATTCGTGTAGGCCTAACGTAATTTTAATCCGTAAAGTAAACCGTTGTTTTTGCTATAGCAAATGTGTCTGTCGTTAGGTTTAATTAGACTGCAAAATTACATGACAGAACCTgtgtaaatattttgtgtaaagtgCCATAAGTAAtacagaaaataaaagaaaagataACAATGATGGTTCGAGTCATACAATTCCGTTTGCATGACATATCACATAAGTTACTTTACAATTCAATGATTcgtgtagtaggcctaacacGCTTTTAATCCGTAAAGTAAACCGTGGTTTTATCGCTGTAGCAAATGTGTCTGTCGTTAGATGATCAGGTGTATTTAGACTACAGACTTACACGACAAAACTTGTGTAAGTGGCATagttaaaaaaaaggaaagatAACAATGATAGTCGATTAATACAATTCCATTTGCATGACATACACAATCACATAAGTTACTTTACAATTAAATGATtcgtgtaggcctaatatacttTTTAATCCGTAACGTAAACCTTGGTTATTGCTGTAGCAAATGTGTCTGTCGGTGTAAATAATATTGAAGCCATTTTGCTGTACTTCATGTGGAGATTAAGTGTCAACCTAAGGAAAATGTAAGTTGCTATGTACACATTACAGGAAAAAGATTATTTTAAACTAAAGAGAATATCAATGAACGTTGTACTAAGAGCAGTATAAAGGTACGTGTAAAACAACATCAtctatcattcattcattcaattttaTTGACAAGGTTTTGCTGAAACCAAACTGGTAAATTTCGTCGAAGAAACTGAATGAGTATTTgcattctatatttttttatcattattgtaATAATCACTGTATCTTATAATTGTTTTTCTCGAAACAAATCACTGTATTACACATTATTATGGTTATCAGTATTATGACTTGAAACAATTAttatgattgaataaagttcacaagAAACATTAACAGAAATAGTATGCTCCGAGGTTGGCTGTCTCTTTTACAAAGTTGGCTCTTTCTTGGTACAAGAGATACCACCTggaaacaattttaattttttaacggATCGTAGGTTTAGCGTACACAATAATGTATAATgattttatagatttttttgcCGATTTCGAATATCTATCAAAATGATAATCAATCTGTAtccacaaaaaaacaaaatttctattatatatatttactctttattttagtaaaatgtGTACAACATTATATTATTGAATGTCTTTGTTTTTCTATATAGATCTTTACAAATTCAAAATGAAAGTGATTGTTATGTTCGTGTTCATCGCAGCAACACTCGCCTACTTCAGAGTCGTGTCATCCATGTCCTATCTTTTGGGTTCCTTACCAATGCAATTGTTACTGAATCTTTGCGGACAAATTAACTTGGTCAGAAGCTGAGAACAAATGCCAAACTGACACAACCTGGTTTgtacaattaataattatctgtaAATAAATGCCTACAATTATGCCTCGCCCAAAAAGACTTCAGTCCGGAGTTAAAATCAGCGATACCTTGAATGCATATTTTAGGTGACATCTTCAGATCTAATATCCACTAAACGTACTCCCGAGTGCACCCACCGGCTCATTCCCGATTGCTGaaactaaaacattttaaaaaatttgcCAAGACTTTATAGATTAGACTCCGATACCTACCGGACAAATTCCAAAGTGTGCTACCGTCGGACCTATTCCCGATTGTCGATATTTGTTCGTACATAAGTGGGGATCCCTCAtgaaacatcacaaaataaacatgaataattcattagtcATATGTATAAGGTGGGACTTTATGGAAAAAATCGCTGTTCCCGGTTTGGGATTGGTCTGGTATCGATGTGTGTAGCCCATGAGAAGGCAGGTAGAGAATACTTAGAAGAAGTAGTTAATTGCTAATGATAATTGTAAGAGCagaatgaaaacaatattaaatttgcTATTAAACCTTAATACAGGGTTGGCATTTATAAGATATTTGCGTATATTTTTGCTTAAGCTGAAATATTTAAGAAGTGCTTAATTTATCAAACCGTCTTAGAAGAAGAATTGTCTTACGCCTGCATATTAGCTTTTTTCTCTTAGCGCCATGGCGGCGCTATAACATTTTCTCTCCGCATTAATCTCTCCCAACAAGAAAGGGCACATTCTGgttactaatttttttattacttgaaatagagaaagagcataaaaaaaacacatacaaaaatCATTCGCTCAgcttaaatcaaatcaacatttatttatttttatcaatgacCGCTACCCTTGGCAGCTTATACAGATTGCTAAAAGAAAATGCGGGTTAGTCAAATGGTCCTTATACCTATCCCGAAATATTAGTTTGTTCGTTCAATTTCTAGGACATCTTACTGGAAGATCGACATCATTATTTAGCGTCCGTGGAGTTTTGCTTAGATACATTAATAAATCTGATTTAAGCAAA contains:
- the LOC140054299 gene encoding echinoidin-like, whose amino-acid sequence is MEVIFVMFVLIAAASAESCQPCPTFWVSYEGNCYRIFADRLTWSEAEIKCKNYTARSAIGHLVSIRSQEENEFVSVLWNSATDGLVTRGSLATYWIGLTNTESNGWLWSDNNEEANYTNWDVNQPDNYGGFQNCATVWNRDGLQTKWDDTSCYDQQGYVCKISFQQYD
- the LOC140044731 gene encoding alpha-N-acetylgalactosamine-specific lectin-like, encoding MRDGCYTTRNANGHLVSIRSEEENEFVSRLWNSATDGLVTMREYHTYWIGLTDKNEERKWRWSDTNMLTNYTNWDSDQPNNWKGNQTCVSFWNNRHCFGLQTTWNDLKCCNALGIAKGHLVSIRSEEENEFVSKLWNSATDGLVTRNSGVTYWIGLTDAKDEGKWRWSDTNTLATYTNWDKKEPNNNGNQDCVTVWNRNGLQTKWDDVQCTYEHGSVCKLPQNNY